The Natronoglycomyces albus genome has a segment encoding these proteins:
- a CDS encoding cyclodeaminase/cyclohydrolase family protein: MRETTTQKWLDALASAQPAPGGGAAAGMNAALGAALISMVCNLTIGKPKYAESEEAMKVALQKAEAHRQTAIDLAEADADAFAAVSAAYKLPKDTDEEKAARTAAIQAALVAAAEVPLQVAQVSARIIALAGSILNGSNPNVVSDIGVAASSAKSALESAAYNVDINVKSIKDPEQRERLAAELNEALASKVQAEAIMDAVLRRIRA; encoded by the coding sequence GTGCGCGAAACCACAACCCAGAAGTGGCTGGACGCTTTGGCGTCAGCCCAACCGGCCCCAGGTGGAGGGGCAGCGGCGGGAATGAACGCCGCTCTCGGAGCAGCACTCATCTCGATGGTGTGCAACTTGACCATTGGAAAACCCAAGTACGCCGAATCCGAAGAAGCCATGAAAGTGGCACTTCAGAAGGCAGAGGCGCATCGACAAACGGCAATCGACCTCGCCGAGGCGGACGCAGATGCCTTCGCCGCAGTCTCGGCGGCATACAAGTTGCCCAAAGACACCGACGAGGAAAAGGCCGCCCGAACCGCGGCCATCCAGGCCGCACTGGTCGCAGCGGCCGAGGTGCCATTGCAGGTGGCACAGGTGTCGGCTCGAATCATCGCGCTGGCGGGCAGCATCCTCAACGGATCGAACCCCAACGTGGTGTCCGATATTGGGGTAGCGGCCTCCTCGGCGAAGTCTGCCCTGGAAAGCGCCGCCTACAACGTCGACATCAACGTGAAGTCGATCAAGGACCCGGAGCAACGGGAACGGCTGGCCGCAGAGCTTAACGAGGCTCTAGCCTCAAAGGTGCAAGCGGAGGCCATCATGGACGCGGTACTCAGGAGGATTCGCGCGTGA
- a CDS encoding class II 3-deoxy-7-phosphoheptulonate synthase has product MRNPGLVPVPVSTSDEAEKYGLDAWRDFPRDQMPPWEDYSEVERVCGVLDGVPPIVAPYEVEQLRRHLADVCEGKAFLLQGGDCAETFIDNTEQHVLATARTLLQMAVVLTYGASVPVVKLGRVAGQYSKPRSSMKDALGLPVYRGDMFNSLEATEDARVCDPQRMIRAYANAAAAMNMLRAYLSGGMADLRAVHDWNKDFVRSSPAGERYDAIGREIDRALAFMSACGVHDEALHTASLYASHEMLAIEYDRALTRVYDGVPYCLSGHYLWIGERTRRLDGAHVDFLSRVANPIGCKIGPSASPEWVLELCEKLNPDNIPGRLTIVPRMGHAKVRDVLPPIVEKVTAAGAKVVWQSDPMHGNTFEAASGHKTRRFDHVVDEVLGFFEVHRQLGTYPGGIHVELTGEAVTECLGGAQEISEEALASRYETACDPRLNTQQSLELGFLVAEMLRH; this is encoded by the coding sequence CTGCGTAACCCAGGTCTTGTTCCCGTTCCCGTCAGCACCAGCGACGAGGCCGAGAAGTATGGGTTGGACGCTTGGCGCGACTTTCCGCGCGATCAGATGCCCCCCTGGGAGGACTACTCGGAGGTCGAGAGGGTCTGTGGTGTCCTCGACGGTGTCCCGCCAATCGTGGCACCGTACGAGGTTGAGCAACTGCGCCGCCACCTCGCTGACGTCTGTGAGGGCAAGGCGTTCCTCCTCCAGGGCGGCGACTGCGCCGAAACGTTCATCGACAACACCGAGCAGCACGTCCTGGCCACGGCCCGCACGCTGCTGCAAATGGCGGTCGTCCTCACCTATGGGGCCTCGGTTCCCGTGGTGAAGCTCGGTCGCGTCGCCGGACAGTACTCCAAGCCGCGCTCCTCGATGAAGGACGCGCTAGGCCTTCCGGTGTACCGAGGCGACATGTTCAACTCGCTCGAAGCCACCGAAGACGCCCGAGTCTGCGACCCGCAACGCATGATCCGCGCCTACGCCAACGCGGCGGCGGCGATGAATATGCTGCGTGCCTATCTCAGCGGAGGTATGGCCGACTTGCGAGCCGTTCACGACTGGAATAAGGACTTCGTGCGCTCTTCCCCCGCTGGGGAACGTTATGACGCGATCGGTCGCGAGATCGACCGGGCGCTGGCGTTCATGAGCGCCTGTGGAGTGCATGATGAGGCCCTTCACACCGCGAGTCTGTACGCGAGCCACGAGATGCTCGCCATCGAGTACGACCGGGCGTTGACCCGTGTGTATGACGGCGTACCGTACTGCCTGTCGGGCCACTACTTGTGGATCGGGGAGCGCACCCGGCGTCTGGATGGCGCGCATGTGGACTTCCTGTCGCGGGTGGCCAATCCGATCGGCTGTAAGATTGGGCCCTCTGCCAGCCCAGAGTGGGTGTTGGAGTTGTGCGAGAAGCTCAACCCCGACAACATCCCCGGTCGTTTGACGATCGTCCCGCGCATGGGTCATGCGAAGGTGCGTGACGTGCTGCCGCCCATTGTCGAGAAGGTGACGGCGGCGGGCGCGAAGGTCGTGTGGCAATCGGACCCGATGCACGGCAACACGTTTGAGGCCGCCTCGGGTCACAAGACCCGTCGCTTCGACCACGTGGTCGACGAAGTACTGGGCTTCTTCGAAGTTCATCGTCAGCTGGGTACATACCCCGGTGGGATTCACGTGGAACTCACCGGTGAAGCGGTGACCGAGTGTCTCGGTGGCGCACAAGAGATCTCCGAAGAGGCTTTGGCGTCGCGTTACGAGACCGCGTGCGACCCGCGTTTGAATACTCAGCAATCTTTGGAGCTTGGCTTCCTGGTCGCGGAAATGCTGCGCCACTAG